From a region of the Zingiber officinale cultivar Zhangliang chromosome 10B, Zo_v1.1, whole genome shotgun sequence genome:
- the LOC122030198 gene encoding putative lipid-transfer protein DIR1, producing the protein MEKAVALFFLLSVLLSSGELAAAESSCKMTEQGMIACLPSMADGKSPAAPSPKCCAALAKADLPCLCKYKDSPALRQLGINPKLAVQLPVKCKLSSHPAC; encoded by the coding sequence ATGGAGAAGGCTGTGgctcttttcttccttctctcAGTCCTTCTCTCCTCCGGCGAACTCGCGGCGGCAGAGAGCAGCTGCAAGATGACCGAGCAAGGCATGATAGCGTGTCTGCCGTCGATGGCCGACGGAAAATCGCCGGCGGCGCCGTCGCCCAAGTGCTGCGCCGCCCTGGCCAAGGCGGACCTGCCGTGTCTGTGCAAGTACAAGGACAGCCCGGCGCTGCGGCAGCTGGGGATCAACCCCAAGCTCGCCGTGCAGCTCCCGGTCAAGTGCAAGCTTAGCTCGCACCCCGCGTGTTAA